From the Carassius auratus strain Wakin unplaced genomic scaffold, ASM336829v1 scaf_tig00013767, whole genome shotgun sequence genome, one window contains:
- the LOC113074171 gene encoding zinc finger BED domain-containing protein 4-like, with protein sequence MKELCDVLQPFAEATDLTQGEKIVTVSSVLPCVLSLNHHLEKLKQQVRFLRSMIHNLQCSLKKRFRGIFVNLKMLSAASGEELPFADPLYIRSAVLDPAFSMMWLQHDVLVTDDIKNDIVDMVKDLILREVRPDTTSQSPGFQEAENENQEEESTGLFSEYRKRRKQDTATNPETQLNNYFGLCCGQACLSFWDANRGILPALFPVAMRAFSVPASSAPVERVFSHGGIIMRPHRARLADKTLSNLIFCKCNTL encoded by the exons ATGAAGGAGCTTTGTGATGTGCTACAGCCATTTGCCGAGGCCACCGATCTTACTCAGGGAGAGAAGATTGTGACGGTCAGCTCTGTCCTCCCCTGTGTATTGTCACTAAACCACCATTTGGAAAAACTCAAACAGCAAGTGCGCTTTCTGAGAAGCATGATCCATAACCTGCAATGCTCTCTCAAGAAAAGATTCCGGGGGATCTTTGTTAATCTGAAAATGTTATCAGCAGCATCAGGAGAAGAGCTGCCATTTGCTGACCCACTCTACATCAGATCAGCTGTCCTGGACCCAGCTTTCTCCATGATGTGGCTTCAGCATGATGTGCTTGTCACCGATGACATAAAGAATGACATTGTTGACATGGTGAAag ATCTGATTCTACGTGAGGTGCGACCTGACACAACATCCCAGAGTCCTGGATTCCAAGAGGCTGAAAATGAAAACCAGGAGGAAGAGAGCACTGGCTTATTCTCAGAGTATAGAAAACGCCGCAAGCAGGACACAGCCACCAACCCAGAGACACAACTAAATAACTATTTTGGTCTTTGTTGTGGGCAAGCTTGTCTGTCCTTCTGGGATGCAAACAGGGGTATCCTCCCTGCACTTTTTCCGGTTGCAATGAGAGCTTTTTCAGTGCCGGCTTCAAGTGCCCCAGTTGAAAGGGTCTTCAGTCATGGTGGGATCATCATGAGGCCACATCGTGCTCGGCTTGCAGACAAGACCCTCTCAAATCTTATATTTTGCAAGTGCAATACCTTGTAA